One stretch of Nomascus leucogenys isolate Asia chromosome 7b, Asia_NLE_v1, whole genome shotgun sequence DNA includes these proteins:
- the LOC100588011 gene encoding prostaglandin E synthase 3-like isoform X1, whose translation MQPASAKWCDRRDCVFTEFCVEDNKDVNLNFEKSKLIFTCLGGSDNFKHLNETDLFYSIDLNDSMHKRTDGSILCCLRKGESGQSWPRLTKERAKLNWLRMMNNMGGDEDVDLPEVDEADDESQDSDNEKVPDLEWSKKYYHHLDFAKENNFSARFHN comes from the exons ATGCAGCCTGCTTCTGCAAAGTGGTGTGATCGAAGGGACTGTGTCTTCACTGAATTTTGTGTTGAAGACAATAAGGATGttaatttgaattttgaaaaatccAAACTTATATTCACTTGTCTTGGAGGAAGTGATAATTTTAAGCATTTAAATGAAACTGATCTTTTTTACTCTATTGATCTAAATGATTCCATGCATAAAAGAACGGACGGATCAATTTTATGTTGTTTACGAAAAGGAGAATCTGGCCAGTCATGGCCAAGGTTAACAAAAGAAAGGGCAAAGCTTAATTGGCTTAGG ATGATGAACAACATGGGTGGTGATGAGGATGTAGATTTACCAGAAGTAGATGAAGCAGATGATGAGTCACAAGACAGTGACAATGAAAAAGTGCCAGATCTGGAGTGGAGTAAGAAATATTATCATCACCTGGATTTTGCGAAAGAAAATAACTTCTCTGCAAGATTTCATAACTGA
- the LOC100588011 gene encoding prostaglandin E synthase 3-like isoform X2, producing the protein MQPASAKWCDRRDCVFTEFCVEDNKDVNLNFEKSKLIFTCLGGSDNFKHLNETDLFYSIDPKLNWLRVDFNHWKDWEDGSDEDRSDFDHFSEMMNNMGGDEDVDLPEVDEADDESQDSDNEKVPDLEWSKKYYHHLDFAKENNFSARFHN; encoded by the exons ATGCAGCCTGCTTCTGCAAAGTGGTGTGATCGAAGGGACTGTGTCTTCACTGAATTTTGTGTTGAAGACAATAAGGATGttaatttgaattttgaaaaatccAAACTTATATTCACTTGTCTTGGAGGAAGTGATAATTTTAAGCATTTAAATGAAACTGATCTTTTTTACTCTATTGATC CAAAGCTTAATTGGCTTAGGGTGGACTTCAATCATTGGAAAGACTGGGAAGATGGTTCAGATGAAGACAGGTCTGATTTTGATCATTTCTCCGAGATGATGAACAACATGGGTGGTGATGAGGATGTAGATTTACCAGAAGTAGATGAAGCAGATGATGAGTCACAAGACAGTGACAATGAAAAAGTGCCAGATCTGGAGTGGAGTAAGAAATATTATCATCACCTGGATTTTGCGAAAGAAAATAACTTCTCTGCAAGATTTCATAACTGA